The Lewinella sp. 4G2 nucleotide sequence ATCCGGACCTCTACCCAAACACCCACTGGGAGGACGAGGTGTTCGGTAATGGTTTCATCAGCCGCTACGATCTTGGCATCAGTGGCGGTACGGAAAAATCTCAATTCCAAGTCAACGGGTCTTTTCAAGATCAAGATGGGCTCATTGAAAAGCAGGGAGCGAAGCGGTACAACCTTCGGGCAAACGTACAGACGCAGCTTAGTGACCGAATAGACTTCGGCCTGAATATCGGTGCCTACCGCCAGGACCGCCGGGCATCCGCAGCATCGACCACCACAATCGTACGCCGGATGTATTTCAGCCAACCACTCGTTCCGGTGCGTTGGAACACCGGAGACTTTGCCGGGGAGCTGGCGGGGTTCACTACCCTCGGAACCGGCAACCCAAAGCAGGTACAAAACCCCATCGAAAGGGTACTGCTCGGAGATTTGCAGGACATCAGTGACCGAATCACCCTACAGGGTAACTTCGGAATCCGATTAATGGATGGGTTGCGTTTCCAAACCAATCTGGGCTACTCCTACAATTCATCTACGTTGGAGTCTTTCACCCCTACCTCCCAGGTGGTCCGCTTCAACGGCGTCTTCGCCGGCGGCATTAGGAACAACTCGCTCATCAACGAATTCGCCAGTCGGGCCCAGTACCAAATTGATAATCTGCTGACGTATAACCGGGGCATCGGCCAACATTCTTTTGATTTGCTCGTAGGGCACTCCGCGATCGATACCAAGAATCGCAACTTTGGTTCTTCCGTGATGGATCTGGCCGGCGGGCTCAGCGTACTTGACGCTGGGATCACGGACCCTACCGTGACCGGCGGCCGGTCAGACTGGGCGCTGCAGTCTTTATTCGGTCGCTTCAACTATACTTTTGACGATCGCTACTTGTTTGAGGCCAATATCCGCCGTGATGGGTCCAGCCGTTTTGGGCGTGAGAATCAGTACGGAGTGTTTCCATCGTTCAGCCTTGGTTGGCGCCCCACTCAGGAAGCCTTTCTGGAAAGCATCGCGGAGGTAGCCGACGTAAAATTCCGCGCCAGTTGGGGAACGCTAGGTAACCAGGAGATTGGCAACTACTCCTACATTCAGAACATCAACATTGAGCAGAATTACGTCGATGCGGATGGCAACATCATCAGTGGTGCCGCCATCACCGGATACGCCAACCCCGCATTGCGTTGGGAAGAAACGACGACGTCAAATATTGGTGCCGACGTGGCCCTGTGGAACGGCAAGGTCAACCTCAGCGCGGATTACTTCGTGAAGCGGACGGATGGTATCCTGACCAGTCTTCCCTTGGCGCCTTCTTACGGAGCGGTTGGCTCACCCACCCAGAACGCGGCGGTTGTGGACAACAGCGGTTGGGAATTTCTGGCCGGTTACCAGAATACCTTCGGAAAGTTCCGTTTTGGCATTAGTGGTAACCTTGCTACGCTGGAAAATGAAGTCATTGACTTTAACGACCAGATTCGCATTGATGGGGTGACCATCACTCAGGAGGGTGAAGCGATCAATTCCTTCTACGGGCTCGAAGCAGTCGGTATCTTCCAAACCGAACAGGAGGTGGAGGCGCACGCCACTCAACTTGCAGGCACCTCGCCAGGGGACCTTAAGTACAAAGACCAGAACGGTGATGGCGTCATCAACGATGAGGACCGCACCGTCATTGGCAATCAAATCCCCGGGCTGAGTTACGGTTTTAATCTGGACTTCTCTTACGCCGGTTTTGACTTTTCCGCCCTCTTTCAAGGCGTTGGTGACGTAAGTGTTTACGGCCGTGGGTGGGGCAACGATGGTGTACAGAACCCTCGGGCAAATACCGTACGCCGCTGGCTGAACCGCTGGACGCCGGAGAACCCCAGTGAAGAGTTTATTCGCGTAAACGTGGCCGGTGCTTTCAATTCACCAATCAGTTCTTACTGGCTGGAAGACGCAAGTTACCTACGCCTTAAAAATGTTCAACTTGGCTACACCTTCAGAGGGCCGGCATTCGACAAGGTCGGGCTGAACCAGCTGCGGGTCTACGTAAGTGGGCAGAATCTGCTCACGTTTACCGGCCTGGAAGACTGGGATCCGGAACGGCTTCCGAGCGTGACAAACATGGCCTTTCACCCCCAAACTACTACTTACGCCGCTGGCCTCTCCGTTAGCTTCTAGGCATCGAAAGCGGCTATCCGACCGCCTGATCTCAACTACCTCCAAACAATTTAAGCAAATCCGTGCACTAGAAGATTTAATTCTTCTACTGGCACTGGCAACCATAACATCATGCGATTTTCTAATCTTATAAATATCCTGGCACTAGTAACAGTCCTCTGCTCGTGCGAGTCTGATTTCCTTGCCCGCAATAACCCAAATGCAGTCACCGAATTCAGCTTCTGGGAAACGGAAGCAGACGCTGACGCCGCAGTCCTCGGCATTTATTCCGCCCTGCAACCCAACAACCTGTACGGCAAGAACATCTTCGATTTTGAAGCGGCCAGCGATAACGCCTACAATAACTTCGATTTTGAAGGCTACCTCGAAATCAGTGAAGGACGACACCAAAACACGACGGCCGTAATAAGCCAACTTTGGGTGGGCAATTACACCGTTATCAACCGGGCTAATGAGGTTTTGGCGAACGTCCCGGACATGGACATTAATCAGGCCGCTAAGGACCAGTTCACCGGGGAAGCCCTGGTGCTCCGCGCCCTGGGTTACTTGAATCTCACGACGTTTTACGGTAACGTCCCTTTCTTTACTGAGCCACTCGAGTTAGACGCTCCTCCCGCTACGACGGACCGGGAAGTTATTCGCACCGCCATTCTGAGCGACCTCGCCACTGCGGTAGACCTTTTGCCAGACAACGTC carries:
- a CDS encoding TonB-dependent receptor; this encodes MQKLTTYFTLLLLLCGSVALNAQARTVTGTITDPDGTPLIGATVLIVGTTSGTVTDFDGRYSIQASPVDTLYFTYTGYGAQREAVGNRASIDLSLQPDSEILDEIVVVGYGTQKKVNLTGAISTINAEELAAVPVPNTLNLLQGQAAGVQLTMPGGQPGSDQAIIRIRGAGSIGGDANNTAKNNPLVLIDGLQSTLGDLGNLSPSEIESVSVLKDAASSAIYGARAANGVVLVTTKRGKAGKTRVNFSTFQGTQRATILPEFVDSWEYAELKNEARINAGRPAYFTEATIDSLRAGNNPDLYPNTHWEDEVFGNGFISRYDLGISGGTEKSQFQVNGSFQDQDGLIEKQGAKRYNLRANVQTQLSDRIDFGLNIGAYRQDRRASAASTTTIVRRMYFSQPLVPVRWNTGDFAGELAGFTTLGTGNPKQVQNPIERVLLGDLQDISDRITLQGNFGIRLMDGLRFQTNLGYSYNSSTLESFTPTSQVVRFNGVFAGGIRNNSLINEFASRAQYQIDNLLTYNRGIGQHSFDLLVGHSAIDTKNRNFGSSVMDLAGGLSVLDAGITDPTVTGGRSDWALQSLFGRFNYTFDDRYLFEANIRRDGSSRFGRENQYGVFPSFSLGWRPTQEAFLESIAEVADVKFRASWGTLGNQEIGNYSYIQNINIEQNYVDADGNIISGAAITGYANPALRWEETTTSNIGADVALWNGKVNLSADYFVKRTDGILTSLPLAPSYGAVGSPTQNAAVVDNSGWEFLAGYQNTFGKFRFGISGNLATLENEVIDFNDQIRIDGVTITQEGEAINSFYGLEAVGIFQTEQEVEAHATQLAGTSPGDLKYKDQNGDGVINDEDRTVIGNQIPGLSYGFNLDFSYAGFDFSALFQGVGDVSVYGRGWGNDGVQNPRANTVRRWLNRWTPENPSEEFIRVNVAGAFNSPISSYWLEDASYLRLKNVQLGYTFRGPAFDKVGLNQLRVYVSGQNLLTFTGLEDWDPERLPSVTNMAFHPQTTTYAAGLSVSF